Proteins encoded by one window of Manihot esculenta cultivar AM560-2 chromosome 10, M.esculenta_v8, whole genome shotgun sequence:
- the LOC110624217 gene encoding uncharacterized protein LOC110624217 — protein sequence MVAYDGAGNLREHILNYKMFMELQTLLDTLMCKFFPMTPTGSAKAWFNSLEAGSINNFGDLANVFISRFIAGVPAEKKTSYLETVQQRRNEFLREYVARFNSEALQILELDEARVVEAIQKGTTSPEFFGSLCRKPPSTLAELMKGV from the coding sequence aTGGTGGCTTACGACGGAGCAGGAAACCTCAGGGAACACATCCTGAACTATAAAATGTTCATGGAGCTCCAGACTCTCTTAGACACTCTGATGTGTAAATTCTTCCCCATGACCCCTACAGGATCAGCTAAGGCATGGTTCAATAGCCTAGAAGCAGGGAGCATTAACAACTTTGGGGACCTAGCCAATGTATTCATCAGTCGGTTCATCGCAGGGGTCCCAGCTGAGAAGAAGACTAGCTACCTAGAGACGGTCCAACAAAGGAGGAATGAATTCCTGAGGGAGTACGTGGCCCGTTTCAACTCGGAGGCCTTACAGATCCTCGAGCTGGATGAGGCTCGAGTAGTGGAGGCCATTCAAAAGGGGACTACATCCCCTGAGTTTTTTGGGTCCCTATGTAGAAAGCCACCATCCACCTTGGCGGAGCTGATGAAGGGAGTATAG